The Fusobacterium periodonticum 1_1_41FAA genomic sequence TCTCATCTATTTTGTTTCTATTTATTTTTATATTTTTTTTATTCAAAAAATGAACTAGCAAATTTTTTCTTTCAAAAAGAGATAAAGTCTTTATTTTTTCTAAAGTTAATCTATTTTCTTCATCTACATATTCATCTAAATCTAAAAAATTTTTTTTGTTATTTTCTCTTATTTCTTCAATTAAAGAAAAAAGTTTATCTTTAAATTTGATGTTATATCTTTTTTCAATAAAAGGAATTAAATCCAACCTTATACTATTTCTAGTAAATTCATTTTCAAAGTTCGTCTTGTCTATTTTATATTGAATTTCATTTTTATTCAAGTATTCAAGTATATCTTTTTTATATATTTCTGAAATAGGTCTTATAATATTGCTATACTTTAACTTAATCCCCTCTAAGCCTTGTAAAGATGTTCCTCTTACTAATCTAAATAGAAAAGTCTCTATTTGGTCATCTTTATTGTGAGCTGTTGCTATCTTATTAGCTCCAACTTTATTATATATTTCAGAAAAAAAATTATATCTTTCTTCTCTACCAACCTCTTCAAGAGTTTTCCCTGTTTTCTTAGCAATTTCTTTGACTGGAATTCTTTTTACAAAAATTTCTAAGTTATTTCTCTTAGCATAGTCATAAGAAAAACTTTCATCTGCATCTGCATCTTCCCCTCTTAAAAGATGATTTATATGCACTAGATAGATTTTAAATTTAAAAAAATTTTGTAATTTCTTTAACATTTCTACTAAAAAAACAGAGTCAGGCCCTCCTGAAAAACCTACTACTATAGTATCATTATTTTCAATTAGATTATATTTTTCATTAAGTTTTAATATTTCTCTAAATAATTCCATAGCCCCTCTTCATCCTATTGATTTTCAAAAAATAAGTTTTATATAGTAAAAAACAGTTCATTGCTAGCTAAATTTCTTAACGATAAAAAATTAACGTTTCGCTGTAATTTCAGCAACTTGCTGACAAGTCAGCTTCAAACACGCTGAGAATTACTCGGCTCACTTGCTTTAATTTTTTATCTAAAATTTAGAATGCAGATTCACTTGTTTTTTACTAATATATCAAATATATGAGTTATTTATTATTCTTTTGAAAATCTAAATGTTCTTTATAAGTTTTACTAAAGAAATGTGCTCCTCCACCCTTTGTAACAAAGAATAAAAATTCAGTATCAGCTGGATTATAAGCTGCATCTACTGAGCTTACAGTTGGATTACATATGGGTCCAGGTGGTAAGCCTTTATTTTTATATGTGTTATATGGAGATTGCACTTCTAAATCCTTATAATATATTCTTTTCTTTTCATAATTAAATACAAAGTTTACAGTAGAATCTGCTGATAAAGTCATATTCTTAGCTATTCTATTGTAGAAAACTGAGGCCATTAGAGGTTTTTCACTATCTAAGGCTGCTTCTCTTTCAAGTATAGATGCCATTATTAATTTTTGATAAAATTCTTCTTTATCAGTATATTTTTCCACAGGGAATCTCTTTAAGAATTCCTTTAAAAATATATTTAATACTGCTTTTTCATCATAAGATTCTGGTATAAAGTATGTTTCAGGATATAAATATCCTTCAAAATTTCCCTCAGGAGTTGGATAAGGGAAGTCTATTTCTTTAAATGCTTTAATATAGTTTTCTCTAGTTCCCTTTCCATTGGCAACTAATTTATCTATAACATTTTTTACTGTACTTCCTTCTATAATGGTAAATTTAAATACCTTGGATTTTCCACTTTCAAGCATAGATATAAGCTCTATTATATTGTATTTTCCTCTTAATTCATAGCTACCTGCCTTTATATTTCTACCACTGTTTCTAAACTTTAAATAAAGTTTAAAAAAAGGATTATTAGACACAGGTAAAGTTGATAAAGATTCCTTTAATGGTTTATCCTTATCTATTTCTAAAACTAAATTATATTTATCTTTTTTGCTAAGTTGGTAAGCAGTTGTACCTGCTAAAATTATAATTACTATTGATACTATAGCTAGTAATTTTTTCATTTAAGCCTCCTACTTCTTAGAGTATTTTTCTTTTAATTCAGTTTCTTCGTCTAAATTATTAGCATCATAATTAGTCATATTTTCATAATGATAAGATTGATTTATATTTGACATATACAAATCTCTATTGTTAATATCATCTGTTAAATTATCTTTCAATAAAGTTTTTAATTCCAAAGAATTTATTATACTTCTTTTCATTGCTGATAGATAATCTTCCTTATCTATTTTTTTCCAATCTATACATTTTCCAAGTCTTTTAATTAGTAAGAAATCTAGCCATATTCTAGTGGCTCTACCATTTCCCTCATAGAAAGGGTGCATTATATTCATCTCAACATACTTTTCAATTATATCTTCAAATGTATCTTCTTTCATATTGGATACAGTTTTTAGATTATCTTCTAAATACATAGCCTTACAAAATAGGGTATCTCCCTTTCTGATATCATGTTTTCTCACTAAACCTGCTGTTTCAAAGCAATCTTGAAAAAGATACTTATGGATGGCTTGTAAACTCTTAAAAGTTCCTAAGTCGTCTTTTAATAAAATATCCTTTTCAAATAAATCTTTGGCTCTTTTTTTACTTAAATACTCTTCTTCCTTTTCATCTACCAATCTTTTTAAAATTGTCTTATCTGTTTCAGTAAAATTGTATTTATTCATATCTCAATCCTTAAATTATTTCTTAGATTTTGCTTTTTCTATCAATGGTTTTTTACCTTTTCTAATTTCTGCAAAGGCTTCAACTATTATTTCAGCCTCTTTAAATGCAACTGAAACAAAAGAAAAGGCATCATAAACTTCTGCATTTTTTATATACGCTTGTTTTACTTTAGCTTTCTTAACAATAAAATCAACTAATTTTTTTGGAGTCATTCCATCTTTTCTACCCATAGCAATGAAAAGTCTTGTTTTACCTGTATCTTCCATTTTAACTGGAGATATTTCATTGTAATTACTTTCATCTAAAACATCACTATATGTTAATTTTAATAGAGAGGCAACTATATTCTCTGCTTCTTCCATATTTAATAAATCTTTAGCTAACTTTTTAAATTTATCATAGTCATTATCTATTAAAATTTGCCCTATATCATCTATTATTCTAAACTTCTTAGCTTGAATAACATCTTTTACATCAGGTAAACTTTCTTTTCTAATTTCTTTTTTAACAGCCTTTTGTATTTGTAAAAGTCTTCTATACTCTTGAGGAGTTATAAAAGTTATAGCGGTACCTTCTTTTCCAGCACGACCTGTTCTTCCTATTCTATGAACATAGCTTTCAACTTCTTGAGGTACAGCATAGTTTATAACATGGCTTAGATCGTTTATATCTATTCCTCTAGCAGCAACGTCAGTTGCAACAAGAATATTTATTTTCTTAGTTTTAAATCTTTTTAAAGTTACTTCTCTATAGTTTTGTCCTATATCTCCATGTAGACCTTCAGCGTCATAACCTCTATCATTTAATCTTCCTACTATTTCATTTACATCTGTTTTAGTTCTACAGAAAATTATTCCATAGAATTCCTTTGTTAAGTCTATTATTCTACATAAAGCTTCAAATTTATCTCTTTCATTAACTTCAAAATATATTTGTTCTGTTAAATCTGTTGTTAATTCTCTGCTCTTTACTGCTAACACTTCATACTCTTTCATATGAGTTTTTGCAATTTTCATTATTTCTGGTGGCATAGTTGCAGAGAAAAATAACATTCTCTTATCATCATTTGTAAATGTTAAGATCTTTTCGATATCTTCAATAAATCCCATATTAAGCATCTCATCTGCTTCATCTAAAACGAAATATTTTAATGAGTTTAGCTTTAATAGTTTTCTTTCAATTAAGTCTATAACTCTTCCTGGAGTTCCAACAACAACATCTACTCCCGTTTTTATAAGTTTTCTTTGTATGTCTATAGATTGTCCACCATAAACAGGGATTACCTTCATTTTTTTACTTGTACTTAAACTATTCATTTCCTCAGCTACTTGTAAAGCTAATTCTCTTGTTGGAGTTAAAACTATTGCTTGTATATGATGATCTGAAGTTTCAAAGTTTTCTATTATAGGTAAAGAAAAAGCAGCAGTTTTACCTGTTCCAGTCTGTGCTTGTCCTATTATGTCTTTATCATTTTTTAACAGTGCTGGGATTGTTAATCTTTGTATAGGTGTAGGAGATTCATATCCCTTTTTTGATAATACCTTTAATACCTTTTCACCAAGCCCTAATTCCCTAAATTCTTTTAATTTTTCTAATTGTTCCATTATTCACTTCCTTTTTATTAATTCTTTTAATTATATCACATAAAAGAGAAATAACATATATATTTTTGTTCAAAAGCAAAAAAAGAGAGAGAAACATTAGCTTCTCTCTTAATGTTAGCTTGGCAAATCCATACTCTCCCAGGCCGCTTCCAGCCAAGTACCATCAGCGTATATGGGCTTAACTTCTAGGTTCGGAATGTAACTAGGTGTACCCCCATAGCTATACTCACCAAGCATATATATATTGTATCACATAATCTTCTTATGCGCAAGTCTAAACACTTGAAACTATATAGTAAAAACAAACTTAGATTAAAACTTCGATAATTAGTATTGGTCAGCTAAATGTATTG encodes the following:
- the fic gene encoding protein adenylyltransferase Fic, which encodes MNKYNFTETDKTILKRLVDEKEEEYLSKKRAKDLFEKDILLKDDLGTFKSLQAIHKYLFQDCFETAGLVRKHDIRKGDTLFCKAMYLEDNLKTVSNMKEDTFEDIIEKYVEMNIMHPFYEGNGRATRIWLDFLLIKRLGKCIDWKKIDKEDYLSAMKRSIINSLELKTLLKDNLTDDINNRDLYMSNINQSYHYENMTNYDANNLDEETELKEKYSKK
- the tilS gene encoding tRNA lysidine(34) synthetase TilS; protein product: MELFREILKLNEKYNLIENNDTIVVGFSGGPDSVFLVEMLKKLQNFFKFKIYLVHINHLLRGEDADADESFSYDYAKRNNLEIFVKRIPVKEIAKKTGKTLEEVGREERYNFFSEIYNKVGANKIATAHNKDDQIETFLFRLVRGTSLQGLEGIKLKYSNIIRPISEIYKKDILEYLNKNEIQYKIDKTNFENEFTRNSIRLDLIPFIEKRYNIKFKDKLFSLIEEIRENNKKNFLDLDEYVDEENRLTLEKIKTLSLFERKNLLVHFLNKKNIKINRNKIDEINSLIKSDGTKKIDLDLNFRIVKDYHHLYIEKKEEETVSCLNEILQLKIPSETYFDKYKIKVEFVENKEKTKYKNQYLLYAMNNDIIEIRYRKEGDRILLDENHSKKLKEVLINQKVPRDVRDRIPIFLYKNNIFWIYGIKKAYIPKENKNTSELRQVLITVEEVMNER
- a CDS encoding DEAD/DEAH box helicase → MEQLEKLKEFRELGLGEKVLKVLSKKGYESPTPIQRLTIPALLKNDKDIIGQAQTGTGKTAAFSLPIIENFETSDHHIQAIVLTPTRELALQVAEEMNSLSTSKKMKVIPVYGGQSIDIQRKLIKTGVDVVVGTPGRVIDLIERKLLKLNSLKYFVLDEADEMLNMGFIEDIEKILTFTNDDKRMLFFSATMPPEIMKIAKTHMKEYEVLAVKSRELTTDLTEQIYFEVNERDKFEALCRIIDLTKEFYGIIFCRTKTDVNEIVGRLNDRGYDAEGLHGDIGQNYREVTLKRFKTKKINILVATDVAARGIDINDLSHVINYAVPQEVESYVHRIGRTGRAGKEGTAITFITPQEYRRLLQIQKAVKKEIRKESLPDVKDVIQAKKFRIIDDIGQILIDNDYDKFKKLAKDLLNMEEAENIVASLLKLTYSDVLDESNYNEISPVKMEDTGKTRLFIAMGRKDGMTPKKLVDFIVKKAKVKQAYIKNAEVYDAFSFVSVAFKEAEIIVEAFAEIRKGKKPLIEKAKSKK
- the mltG gene encoding endolytic transglycosylase MltG is translated as MKKLLAIVSIVIIILAGTTAYQLSKKDKYNLVLEIDKDKPLKESLSTLPVSNNPFFKLYLKFRNSGRNIKAGSYELRGKYNIIELISMLESGKSKVFKFTIIEGSTVKNVIDKLVANGKGTRENYIKAFKEIDFPYPTPEGNFEGYLYPETYFIPESYDEKAVLNIFLKEFLKRFPVEKYTDKEEFYQKLIMASILEREAALDSEKPLMASVFYNRIAKNMTLSADSTVNFVFNYEKKRIYYKDLEVQSPYNTYKNKGLPPGPICNPTVSSVDAAYNPADTEFLFFVTKGGGAHFFSKTYKEHLDFQKNNK